The stretch of DNA GGACTCACTTAGAGTATGATACAAGAAAAAAAGAAAAAAAGGAATAGTTTTTTTGGTGGAATTTCGATAATATTTTTTACCAATTTTCAACAAAATTCTACGTTTCTGAATACACGATTTCTCCACCGATCATCGTCCATTTCGGCTTTGCTAAGTAATGGAAAGGGTGATGGCTCCAAAGGACTAAATCGGCATCCTTCCCTACTTCGATACTTCCTACACTTTGGTCTATTTTTAAGTTTTTTGCTGGTAGAATAGTGATACCTTCAAGAGCCTTTTGTTCAGATAATCCTTCCCGTACAGCAATTCCTGCACAAATATTTAAATATTGTATAGGAGTATAGGGATGGTCTGTTGTAATGGATACTTCTACCCCGTGGTTGGTTAACTCTTGATAGGTTTTCCATGTCTTGTTCTTTAATTCAACCTTAGACCTACGCGTTAAAGTTGGACCCACAGATACTTTTAGATTTAAATCGGATAGCTCATTTGCAATTAAATGTCCTTCTGTACAATGTTCTATTCGTAAATCCAAATTAAACTCCTCAGCAAAGCGAAGGGCAGAAATAATATCATCGGCACGGTGAGCATGAATTCTTACGGGAATCTCCCTTTTAAGTGCCATAACAATTGGAGCGGTTCTTAGATCTTCTGGGGTATCGGAATGAAAAGCTTTATAAAAAGCCTCTCTCAGCATCCCCATAATCCCCATTCTAGTAATGGAATCATTATTTCCTTGACTGTGTATCCGCTTTGGATTTTCTCCTAAGGCAATTTTTAATCCTGCCACTTCCTGTACAATCATTTTCTTAATATTTTTTCCTGTTGTTTTAATTACAGAGGTAGTCCCGCCAATGACGTTTGCACTTCCTGGCATGACATGTACGGTTGTTATTCCGCTTTTTACTGCATCGGTAAACGCCTGGTCTAATGGATATACCCCATCCATAGCCCTAATATGGGGTGTTAAAGCTTCAGCTGTTTCATTAGCATCATTTCCAGCCCAGCCAGTTCCTTCATCATATAGACCTAAATGGGTATGCACATCAATAAAGCCAGGAAAAAGAAAGTGCTGATGACAATCAATAACTTTAACACTTGGATCTGTATTGATATTTGAACCCACTTTTTTAATTTTACCGTTTTCAATCAGCACATCCCCTGATTGAAGGGGATTGGTGGTAATTGGATAAATAGTTGCGTTTTTTAATAGTATTTTCGTCATAATCGAACCTTTCTTCTAGGTGATAATGTATTTTATCTATTTTAGCAACATATGTGCCTAAGGAAAAGTAGGAAATAGTTTGTATTATTATATTTTTCCAATTTCTTATGATTTTTGAAACATTTAGAAGGATGGAGCGTAAATAATAAGGTAAGATTAAATATTTCCAATTGGGGGAAAAGAAAATGGCTCAAAGTGAAGAGAGATTATTGGCTGCTGGTATCTATGTATTAAGTTTATTTTTTCCAGTTTTGGCTCCATTAATCATTTGGTTGATAAAGAAGGATCAGTCTTCATTTATTGATTATCATGGCAAGGAATATTTTAACTTCTTAATTTCTTATACAGTTTACTTGATTATTAGTGGATTATTAATGATCATTCTTGTAGGGTTTGTGACCACTCCCATCTTAGGAATTATGCTACTGGTTTATACAATTATTGCGGCTATAAAAGCTTATGAAGGAAATGAGTACCGATTCCCGCTAATATTCAGATTAATTAAATAAAAAAGCCTGCCCGGCAAAATTTTTTGTCGGGTTTATATTGCATTATAGTACAATAGTCTTATGAAAAGAAGAAACTCGGAAGGGGGAAATAAGAATGGATTCTATCGTAAGTAATCTTCCAATTATTGCACCAATCTTGATTATCCAGCTTATTTTAATTGTTGTTGCAATTATAGATTTGGTTAGGATCGACCAAACCAAGGGACCGAAATGGTTATGGGTAATTATCATCTTGTTCGTAAATATAATTGGACCGATTCTTTATTTTGTGATTGGAAGGAGAAATAACTGATGTCTCTTGTCCAAATAAGTGGGTTGAAAAAGAGTTTCCAAGGGACGAAGGTAATAAAAGGGCTGAATTTCACATTAGAAAAAGGGAAATGTATTGCCCTGTTAGGTCCAAACGGGGCAGGGAAAACCACGACGCTTAGGATGCTTTCTGGTTTAATGAGCCCAACAGAGGGATCAATTATCTTCAGTGATGCTAAAAAAGGAGAAGACATCCGTCATTTGATTGGTTATCTACCGCAATTTCCTGTGTTTTACGAATGGATGACTGGATTTGAATTTTTGTCATATACAGGGAAATTGGCAGGATTAACAGGTAAAGAGGCCAAGGAGCGGTCAAATGAGCTTTTAGAGCTGGTAGGAATAGTAGAGGCGAAAAATAGAAGAGTAGGTAAATATTCTGGAGGGATGAAGCAAAGGCTCGGAATTGCTCAGGCTTTAATCCATCGTCCTCAGCTCATCATGCTCGATGAACCTGTTTCTGCATTAGATCCGATTGGCAGGAGAGAGGTATTAGATCTTATTGAGGGATTAAGAAAAGAAACTACTATTCTATTTTCTACCCATATATTAAGTGATGCTGAAGAAGTGTGTGACGAAATTCTGTTTTTACATAAAGGGGAAATTGTGGAAGCGGGGTCTATGTCAGAATTACGTGAACGTTATCAGCAAGCTAAGATTGATTTGTATTTTAAAGGTAAAGCAGAGGAATATGCCTCATTTTTTTCAACCCATGAGGTAACACACTCTGTTATGAACGAAGGCAATAAGATGAGCATTTATG from Bacillus sp. SLBN-46 encodes:
- a CDS encoding ABC transporter ATP-binding protein, translated to MSLVQISGLKKSFQGTKVIKGLNFTLEKGKCIALLGPNGAGKTTTLRMLSGLMSPTEGSIIFSDAKKGEDIRHLIGYLPQFPVFYEWMTGFEFLSYTGKLAGLTGKEAKERSNELLELVGIVEAKNRRVGKYSGGMKQRLGIAQALIHRPQLIMLDEPVSALDPIGRREVLDLIEGLRKETTILFSTHILSDAEEVCDEILFLHKGEIVEAGSMSELRERYQQAKIDLYFKGKAEEYASFFSTHEVTHSVMNEGNKMSIYVENLVHARSAFLKVISDHNLPLEKFEISSMTLEDVFMKVVGK
- a CDS encoding amidohydrolase, which gives rise to MTKILLKNATIYPITTNPLQSGDVLIENGKIKKVGSNINTDPSVKVIDCHQHFLFPGFIDVHTHLGLYDEGTGWAGNDANETAEALTPHIRAMDGVYPLDQAFTDAVKSGITTVHVMPGSANVIGGTTSVIKTTGKNIKKMIVQEVAGLKIALGENPKRIHSQGNNDSITRMGIMGMLREAFYKAFHSDTPEDLRTAPIVMALKREIPVRIHAHRADDIISALRFAEEFNLDLRIEHCTEGHLIANELSDLNLKVSVGPTLTRRSKVELKNKTWKTYQELTNHGVEVSITTDHPYTPIQYLNICAGIAVREGLSEQKALEGITILPAKNLKIDQSVGSIEVGKDADLVLWSHHPFHYLAKPKWTMIGGEIVYSET
- a CDS encoding DUF4870 domain-containing protein, which translates into the protein MAQSEERLLAAGIYVLSLFFPVLAPLIIWLIKKDQSSFIDYHGKEYFNFLISYTVYLIISGLLMIILVGFVTTPILGIMLLVYTIIAAIKAYEGNEYRFPLIFRLIK
- a CDS encoding PLD nuclease N-terminal domain-containing protein, with product MDSIVSNLPIIAPILIIQLILIVVAIIDLVRIDQTKGPKWLWVIIILFVNIIGPILYFVIGRRNN